GACGAATAGCTTCGTGGGCAAGGTTTTCACAGTGGGACGTGTCACGGTCACTGTCGAGGATGTCCTGGCCGAAGGTGAGTGGCAGTCTCAGTCTCTTACCCCGCCCCCGCTAAGGAGTATGTGCTACGGTCTTATCTAAGCACACGTAGCAGTGCGATTATGGTTATCACAAGTTTGATTTACAGGtgggggcagaggcaggcagtaGATCCATTTGCTTAGTATCTCTCTTCATGCTACAGATTAgataaaatacaaatgaacaaacgTATCTCGACTGTCTCCAAAATGTGGGGCGTACACTTAGTAGAACAAAAACAGCTGCGTATCGTATCCCGCCCTAATTAGTTACGCGGCGCCACTTGTCGGCGTGCATTTCCGATTTCCCCACGAGACAAAAGAGTTAGTTGATCTCAGTTCAGGTTAGGTTTTCCGTGGAATagaactatgtacatacagggAACACATGGCCACAAATCAATTGAATCAATTATGTTAATTTAGCCAATGAAGCGGCAAGCCCAACACTTAACTCCCACTGCCCCTCCTGGCTGTGTCACCttttggagcagcagcagcagcagagaaatgTCAAAGTTCGCACAAGGAAAATCGCCTGGAATCGCCCGACTATCCATCCActttgtccttgtccttgaaTTCTGAAGTGATTAATATCCTGCACTGCAAGTGGCTCGGTCGGTCTTTGAATGATTGTCAAATACTACTCCCCACAATTGATCATCCGGGGATTGGTCATAGAAAACTTTTTCCTGCCTTTTACTTGCGCACATTCgattttttatgcgattttGGCAAGCGATTGGTAATGTTGTTATTGCGTTGCGCTGGCGCCGCTGTCAGACGACAGTCAGCTGTTTGGATACCCTACACTTACTGAGTGGTGGAGGTTTATCAGTTATGTTACCAGACAAAGGTGTGTAGGGATTGTTGGACCACGATTTGCCTCTATTTTAGGCAGAGCTTAATTCAGCTGAaagcatacataaataaatataacaaatacCCAAATTATATTACAATAGTAATACGGGAGCGCCTATTCTGTCATGATCTCTCTCGGTATCTTATTGTCGGAAGCACACCGTTTTTTCGTTTCTTACCTGCCATCGTCTATCCTGTTctgccaacaccaacaaatgcaaatgactaAGCGCCAGACGGTTACGGTGCCCCGTACCCCTGCCCCCTACCTCTCTCCAACAGTCTGTGCAATGCTTTCGGCGAACTGGTCgggtcgctcgctctctccctagTTGGCATCTCGAATTGCCTTCtcaagtttttgtttgggtatGTTACAATTGTGCGCTATTATTGCTGCttttattactattattatttctgttgatttgttgctgtggcgcGGGGCTGCCAACCTTCAGCATTGATTAACATTTGACACCacaaaatttcacaaataCCAACTAAAAAGTCGGTGCAAAAAAATCGAGCAAACGGTTACACACGGTGTGTGCCCCgttattttctctctctctctgggtgtcTGTCCATGTGTCTCAGTCGCCCCCAGTGGGGTGCTTGCCATGCTGATATTGTTATTGTGTTGCATGTTGTTactattgttgttatttttgtacgTGACCTTCAATAGTTTATAGTTTTTAttgcgttgcttttttttatcgTGCTCTACTACACAGTTGAAGTGCCTGTGCTGCAGGGGAGTGACAGGTGGATGGGTTCAGCTGTAGAGGTGTGGAGGGGAACCTACTTGAATTCtatttgcaataaaatgaaataaaattcatGCAAATGGCTTGTTAGGCAAAACATGTGTAAATCGTTCCATGGTCAATCATAGTTGGTGGAAGAGAGTCGGCGATAGTAACTTCTACCGTTGGTTTGCAGTATGGTACCCTGTATTTGAGGAAAGTGGATTGACTTTCCGGGTGCCGTTCGGCGTCGAAATGAAGCGAAGTCGGATTGGAATATGAAATGCACTTGTTAAAATTACAAACTAAAAGTCATACTCGTATAGGATAATCAATGGGTCGAGTCTGCTCGCCATACACGTATGAACCATTCTCtcttatttgttgtttaccgTTTACAGTTGACAGCTGCTCTAGTCGTCTAGTATTCTACCCACCTCTTCCCCCCTACTAATGCTCTCCACCTCTCTGTATCCATCATACTCACGCAGGTGGCTTCGCCATGGTCTTTCTGGCACGAGgcaatggcggcggcggctcatCCTCTGGAAAGTACGCCCTGAAGCGCATGTACGTGAACAATGAGCACGATCTGAATGTAGCCAAGCGGGAGATACAGATTGCTGTAAGTAAATAACGAAAAGTAAATCAATTTCATTGTTTGCAACATAAGTGCATTATTGATTCCTCCGCTACCATCCATTGACAGAGCAATCTCAGTGGCCACAAAAACATTATTGGCTATGTCGACTCGAGCATTACGCCCACAGGGAACGGTGTGTGCGAGGTGCTGCTCCTGATGCCATACTGTAAGCATCACATGCTGGCCATGATGAATGCAAGGTAACACACAGCACCTCATTAAAGATTTAAGATTTGaaagtttttaaaacaaatttcatacTTTACAGATTACACGTTGGCTTCACCGAGCCCGAGGTGCTAAACATCTTCTGTGATATTGCCGAGGCTGTCTCTCGTTTGCACTACTGCCAGACGCCCATTATACATCGCGACCTTAAAGTGGAAAACATTCTCCAAACGGATGCGGGTAATTTTGTGCTCTGTGACTTTGGCTCGGCCACAGCCAAGACGCTGAATCCCCAGCAGCACGGCGTCACTGTGGTCGAGGAGGAGATCCAAAAGTACACCACACTCTCCTATCGAGCGCCCGAAATGATCGATCTGTACAGCGGCAAGAGCATCACCACGAAAGCAGACATTTGGGCACTGGGCTGTATGTTGTACAAGCTGTGTTTCTTCTCCCTGCCCTTTGGGGAGAGCACGCTGGCCATTCAGAATGGACAGTTTGCCATACCGGACAGTTCCAAGTACTCGAAGGGCATGCATCAGTTGATCAAATATATGCTGGACACCGACCTGGAGCATCGCCCGAACATTTGGCAGGTGTGCGAAGTGGCTTTTCGACTCGCCGGCAAGGATAATCCCGTACAGAATTTGCATGTAAGATTAGGCCTAGCACTGCTTagattttccattaattaatgtCCACTCAATTCTCGTATTACAGAAAACACCCATTCCAAATTTCGATCAGCTTCTGGTGCCGCCTTTTGAATCGGAGGCAAAGCGGATCAGTGCTGCCGCATCCAAGGCAGCCAAATCGCAGAATGTGTCGGTTATAGAGGCAGGCACAAGCGTGGCTCCACGCTCCAGGCCCAAGGGCTCCAGTTCCGTGCATGGTGGCAATGCCTTGGGTCTTGGTCTGCCGCCCAGTCCCTCGCCACGTCTGAACATAACTTCACCCCAGCCCCAGAACCAGCCTGTTGTGGAGCAGTTTCAGGCAAATTTCCCAGCCATGCCGTGCCCAgcagttcctcctcctccacctgcaGCTGTGGCACCGGCTGAGAcagttgtggcagcagctgcaaccaACAATCTATTCGAGTCGACTGGCTATCCGGATCCGTTTAATGAACCAGCGCaggccccagcagcagcccctgcagtaacagcagcagccactgttCCAGCCCCCGAGGAGCAACCCATACCGGAGGAGGTTCAGGTTGTTGTAGCGGCTGCTCAAGAGTCTTTGGTAGTCTCTGGCGGCACACCCACAAAGCATATGCTGACGCCACCCAAGCCCAGCGGCGTTGGGGGACATCGGCGTAATGTCAGCGATACATCGGCATTCAATAAGTAAGTAGGGACGCGTTTCCCTTCCCCAGATCTCGCGCACGATCTCtatgtgttctgtgttctgctcttctcttgctctcactctttctgcttgtctctttttctgtgtgttgtgtgcgtgtttccATTTCTTAAGAGCTACAAATGACCGGGACAATGCCGATGATCCGCAAAGTCAATAGATATTTTGTAGCCTTAAGATTTTGTCTTTCTTTAAGCTCACATTTTAcaattccttttgcttttgctttcttctttttgtgtcaTATCCATGCCATCTGCTTGATCATTCAaatcattcactcattcatttattttcgttgCGCTGCAGAACGTTTGCCAATGAGACAAGTCAGTTTTTGGCACCATTCAACAATAATCTGGCCAGCATGGGCGATGGACCGCAGACCACATTGGCAAGTGCCACCTCCAATCCTGGTATATTTGCCTCGTCTGCCTCGATTTCGATCAGCGAATTGTCCCGTCAGACAATGGATAAGCGTGTGGAGGCCTGGAATCCGTTTGAGGAAGAGCAACCGTTTAGTCAAATGACCGAAGATCATATATTCGAGGCAGAGTTCGACAAGATACGTCAACGTGGCAGTCAAGGCAGTAAGTATCTGGCAACTTCTATGTAAAAATCGATTTATAAGCTTATTCTTTTGCAGGTATTACAGCCAAGTCGGCTTCGACAACATCCACACTGACGCCCACAGAGCAGAGTGCAACGGTTCTGCCTgctccagccacagctgcagctacagTCACGGCTTCTGTTTCGCCACATCCGCCACAAATGGCTGAGGATCCGTTTGGTTCGGCGCCATTTAGCTTGCCACCCGGACTGCGCGAGAAGGCCACCAGTTCGTTGCGCAAAACCGGAGGTAAAGCATGAAATTCTGTCCACCTTTAATcgttttatgcaaaaaaaaaatgccagaaataCGTTTAGTTTTCcgattgttgcttttgttcgcTCTCAATCTCGATGCAGAAAGTGGTGAAGATGATGAAGAAGAATGTGGTGAAGATTTGAACGTAGACGTAGACGTAGTCTAAATACCTTCCTAGTAAGCGATCCGAACTACACAGCAGAATGCAGAGCAGCCCCCCAAAGgctactcctactcctcctctacccaacaaaaacgacaacagaaagaaagagccaGCTTCCGCACAACGTCCAgtaaagagacagagagcccTACCAGCTATAGATTATTCCGACTGCTCGATGATcgaacgacagagagagatttaGTGTGCCATAGATGAATAGAACCATGACCCAGAGACGTGTAGAcgcagccccagccgcagtACACTCTGCTCTCCTTAGACTTAAACTTAAGagcaatcaaacaaacaatttgtaaatatCCCAAACGCACccactaacaaaaaaaaaaaacaaaaacctaaacAATAACCCGACAAAACTCTATGTAAACCTTGGCTTGTCTTTAAAGCTCGATTTTACATATGTTTCTGTGATGGACGCATATGGAAATCAAGGCAATGCAAGATGCTCCTTAACTCTCTTCTCCAATCGTAAGCGCTTCTAACAAAGTAATATTTGGTGCTggtacaacatacatacaatatatatttatgctaGAATGAAACCAATCAATCTATATACACATGATATACTTAGTCTCTATATAAATTTAGTCATTAACATTAAACAATTAGAGGTTGTGGAactaaccaaacaaaaaagcagtcaaattttcaattatgtaaatgtatttctATTGTAACTTTATCTATTCCTGTGTGTaatatttgtgtaaatttgttAGCTAATTAAGAAATCAAAATACTATTTattcatgttgttgttgaagaaaaagaagcaatcGAATAtcgtacattttttttggccatATCAAAATTGAATAACGTGCAATTCTAAAGATCTAAACATATATACGCTAAACTCTAgttaaaatatgcaattcGAGAGATTATTAGGAAATTTACaatctattttttttgctcaaatttgtcaaaactatttttgattatatctttatctttattctttgtttgatttcgatttcgttaCGAAAGTTCGCGTCAAGCTGCGTTCCctgtggatgtggcagcaatcaaataaataagagTAAACAAAATCTTCTTCTAATTGTTAATAATCATTCGAAGACAATATAGATAGATTCATACCCGCTACCCATTacacacagccagcaacaaacaacaatatatTCAACCATTGTTAGTTGTAATAACCTCCTGTTAATACTTAACTGTACATAAAGGTAATCCAAAGAAAGAGTAAAATCctagaaaataaatagaagaaTCCTTCAAACAAACCAGTCAGGTAACCAAGACACATACAAGCAAACGATCAgatggcataaataaatacagaacatacaatatatattatatacagaAGAGATACATACACGCATACACAAAGcactatatatttatatacctACCAAAAGTTGAGGCAGCGCAGGTTAGAGCTTAAggttttttggcaaaaaaaaaactgcaaattgTACTCGTTTGAGaattaaaccaaaaaacaaacaaacaaaaaaagaagcaaaaattgcaataaatccTATATTATGTtttgaacaaacaaaaacctccAATTTACAAAAGAATGTAACTTAGGGACGATTTCTCAATGTTTAAACAGATCTGCTAGACTCGAGATGCACAAGCGAACAGCCGAAAAGAATGGCACATCTTCCAGATTGAGAAATCGTACCTTAAACTAATATAATCAATGGGTCAATTAATGTTTAAGCAATTTTATGCAAGTAAATGCATAGTTCCCACTGAAATATCATTCATTGTCTGATCTCTCAGTGGAAACTGAGGATCTAATGATGTGTTCCACATTTCCAAGCATTAAACTCCAATTTAACCTGGGATCTACATCGAATCTTCCGCTTTTTCATTCAACAAATGTTGCCTAAACTTCATGTAGCATATATAGATCGACAATCATTTATCCACACAATAACTAATTATCTCTTGGGGACCAGACGCACATACGCTCATGCACATACGATCATGCCCACTGTTAACCGTCCATATACTAATTAGTTGTAGAGCAGAACAATCGTAATccccaaacacacatacagaaaACCAGAAATCCGTAATCTCATTACCTTACTGCATAAAAGTCCTTCA
The sequence above is a segment of the Drosophila subobscura isolate 14011-0131.10 chromosome U, UCBerk_Dsub_1.0, whole genome shotgun sequence genome. Coding sequences within it:
- the LOC117900059 gene encoding AP2-associated protein kinase 1 isoform X2, translating into MKKILSKFERNENSRLENSHNTSSSSSKETNSFVGKVFTVGRVTVTVEDVLAEGGFAMVFLARGNGGGGSSSGKYALKRMYVNNEHDLNVAKREIQIASNLSGHKNIIGYVDSSITPTGNGVCEVLLLMPYCKHHMLAMMNARLHVGFTEPEVLNIFCDIAEAVSRLHYCQTPIIHRDLKVENILQTDAGNFVLCDFGSATAKTLNPQQHGVTVVEEEIQKYTTLSYRAPEMIDLYSGKSITTKADIWALGCMLYKLCFFSLPFGESTLAIQNGQFAIPDSSKYSKGMHQLIKYMLDTDLEHRPNIWQVCEVAFRLAGKDNPVQNLHKTPIPNFDQLLVPPFESEAKRISAAASKAAKSQNVSVIEAGTSVAPRSRPKGSSSVHGGNALGLGLPPSPSPRLNITSPQPQNQPVVEQFQANFPAMPCPAVPPPPPAAVAPAETVVAAAATNNLFESTGYPDPFNEPAQAPAAAPAVTAAATVPAPEEQPIPEEVQVVVAAAQESLVVSGGTPTKHMLTPPKPSGVGGHRRNVSDTSAFNKTFANETSQFLAPFNNNLASMGDGPQTTLASATSNPGIFASSASISISELSRQTMDKRVEAWNPFEEEQPFSQMTEDHIFEAEFDKIRQRGSQGSITAKSASTTSTLTPTEQSATVLPAPATAAATVTASVSPHPPQMAEDPFGSAPFSLPPGLREKATSSLRKTGESGEDDEEECGEDLNVDVDVV
- the LOC117900059 gene encoding AP2-associated protein kinase 1 isoform X3 gives rise to the protein MKKILSKFERNENSRLENSHNTSSSSSKETNSFVGKVFTVGRVTVTVEDVLAEGGFAMVFLARGNGGGGSSSGKYALKRMYVNNEHDLNVAKREIQIASNLSGHKNIIGYVDSSITPTGNGVCEVLLLMPYCKHHMLAMMNARLHVGFTEPEVLNIFCDIAEAVSRLHYCQTPIIHRDLKVENILQTDAGNFVLCDFGSATAKTLNPQQHGVTVVEEEIQKYTTLSYRAPEMIDLYSGKSITTKADIWALGCMLYKLCFFSLPFGESTLAIQNGQFAIPDSSKYSKGMHQLIKYMLDTDLEHRPNIWQVCEVAFRLAGKDNPVQNLHKTPIPNFDQLLVPPFESEAKRISAAASKAAKSQNVSVIEAGTSVAPRSRPKGSSSVHGGNALGLGLPPSPSPRLNITSPQPQNQPVVEQFQANFPAMPCPAVPPPPPAAVAPAETVVAAAATNNLFESTGYPDPFNEPAQAPAAAPAVTAAATVPAPEEQPIPEEVQVVVAAAQESLVVSGGTPTKHMLTPPKPSGVGGHRRNVSDTSAFNKTFANETSQFLAPFNNNLASMGDGPQTTLASATSNPGIFASSASISISELSRQTMDKRVEAWNPFEEEQPFSQMTEDHIFEAEFDKIRQRGSQGSITAKSASTTSTLTPTEQSATVLPAPATAAATVTASVSPHPPQMAEDPFGSAPFSLPPGLREKATSSLRKTGVRVKLRSLWMWQQSNK